Within Wyeomyia smithii strain HCP4-BCI-WySm-NY-G18 chromosome 2, ASM2978416v1, whole genome shotgun sequence, the genomic segment TAACTGGATCCGGATGGGCCAGATGGTCCGCTAGAAATGCTTATATCGAATGGTCCTGACAGTGGTGATTCTTCAGTGGGTTCATAATCATACTTTGGAGGAATGAGTCCAATAATACTGTCTTCCTGACCTTTCCCACTGTAATCGGAATCGTCGTCGGGAAAGCGCGGTTTACTTTCACTTGGGTCCGGTCGGTCTGTGCTTGACGAAACTCTGTTGGGTGGTGTGGTTGGTCTTTTTCTATCGAAGTCATCTTCAAATGACGGACCTTTGGGCCGACCACTATCGTAGCCATCATGATCCTGCAGTGTGCCATCGTAACCACTTCCTGTGGGTCTTGAACTATCATATCCCGTTCCCGATGGGTGTGCGTCATCATATCCGGCTGCTGTTGGTCTGGATCCACTTGGTTTCGGTCGGTCAGCTGAAGTAGGGAACGATCCTGGACCGGAAGGAGCAGTATTGTAGGCTGGATTATTGTTATCTGTAACATCGCTTTGTTCTACATGGCTGATTCCGAAATTGGTTGCGGGTTGTGCCAATAGATGACTGCCTGCTCCGGTGGTGCTTTGAACAACTTTATACCCAATGCCAGCGCCTGCGATATATTGTACAGTTCGTTGAATTCCTTTGTCATCCAAAAAAGAGTACGAACCCCGAGTAACTCCATCTGGTCCTGTTGTCTCCGATCGCCGCTGGTCCGGCCCAACCGACAGTAGTCTGAAAGACACGTGATCATTAacgtttttaaaaatgtttcatatATTCAACATAATTTACTTATATTGGCCAGAACCACTGGGACCATTTTCGAAGGCCACCTTGCCGCGAACTTGTTTGTGGGTCTTATACAGGGGACTTTCGTATGCCAACGTATTCGGTGCATCTGGAACTGGGTTTGCTACTTCAAATCCTGTTCCAGAGCCAGCTGAATAGC encodes:
- the LOC129722634 gene encoding uncharacterized protein LOC129722634 isoform X1, with protein sequence MIRLLLAICVALACVTLVRSDQSDFNHINGDGSFNFGLKNSDVGGHYHTASGNPKTVVRGRYGSRQPDTGRVEETIYTAGPRGFRARGPKIHRKQSLSQVPRGPIGNPEDPLADPYDDPSYDFQFKTQSYQRREGADSNGRVNGLYTYVDDAGEKHSVRYSAGSGTGFEVANPVPDAPNTLAYESPLYKTHKQVRGKVAFENGPSGSGQYKLLSVGPDQRRSETTGPDGVTRGSYSFLDDKGIQRTVQYIAGAGIGYKVVQSTTGAGSHLLAQPATNFGISHVEQSDVTDNNNPAYNTAPSGPGSFPTSADRPKPSGSRPTAAGYDDAHPSGTGYDSSRPTGSGYDGTLQDHDGYDSGRPKGPSFEDDFDRKRPTTPPNRVSSSTDRPDPSESKPRFPDDDSDYSGKGQEDSIIGLIPPKYDYEPTEESPLSGPFDISISSGPSGPSGSSYPNFEESAPGTFNANDFTNYPEVTYDRKKLEEDRKKDWREFAKDSTIIKNVGDWYVGLAPGASVRAHIQNIDLLPYGGRAPSPSEALRRETQPKRKTKRSRDRRRRSVRK
- the LOC129722634 gene encoding uncharacterized protein LOC129722634 isoform X2; its protein translation is MIRLLLAICVALACVTLVRSDQSDFNHINGDGSFNFGLKNSDVGGHYHTASGNPKTVVRGRYGSRQPDTGRVEETIYTAGPRGFRARGPKIHRKQSLSQVPRGPIGNPEDPLADPYDDPSYDFQFKTQSYQRREGADSNGRVNGLYTYVDDAGEKHSVRYSAGSGTGFEVANPVPDAPNTLAYESPLYKTHKQVRGKVAFENGPSGSGQYKLLSVGPDQRRSETTGPDGVTRGAGIGYKVVQSTTGAGSHLLAQPATNFGISHVEQSDVTDNNNPAYNTAPSGPGSFPTSADRPKPSGSRPTAAGYDDAHPSGTGYDSSRPTGSGYDGTLQDHDGYDSGRPKGPSFEDDFDRKRPTTPPNRVSSSTDRPDPSESKPRFPDDDSDYSGKGQEDSIIGLIPPKYDYEPTEESPLSGPFDISISSGPSGPSGSSYPNFEESAPGTFNANDFTNYPEVTYDRKKLEEDRKKDWREFAKDSTIIKNVGDWYVGLAPGASVRAHIQNIDLLPYGGRAPSPSEALRRETQPKRKTKRSRDRRRRSVRK